CTCGGCGATCCTTTCCGCTGCGTCCGCCGAGCAGTGCTCAAGCAGAATGCCGAACTCGTCTCCACCGAGCCGTGCCAGCGTGTCGCCCTCCCGGATGCCTTGTTGCAGCAAGGCGCAGATGTGACGCAGCAGCTCGTCCCCGGCAGCATGGCCGTTGGTGTCGTTGACGAGTTTGAATTGATCCAGATCCAGAAACAGCAGCGCATGATTGCCCGGCTGATGCGACCGGCTCGCCAGCGCCAGCTCCAGGCGGTACTCGAACTCCCTTCGATTGGCCAGCCCGGTCAAGGCGTCGTGGGTCGCCTGCCACGACAGATTGGCGATGTACTGGCTCTCCTGCGTCATGTCGTGCAGCACCAGCACGGTGCCACTGACTTGACCCTCGGTGCGGATGGGCGAGCCGGTCAACGTCACCGACACAGTGCTGCCATCCAGCCGCTGGATCAGTTTCGAGTGCTCACTGCCGCCTTGGAGCGTGCCACTCAGAATACGCTCGATCAGCGTCGAGCTGTCTTTGTGATCGTTTTCGTCCAGCAGGTTGAACAGCGCGGCCAGTGGCAGGCCTGCCGCTTGCTCGGTCTTCCAGTGAGTCAGTTGCTCGGCGGCGGGGTTCATGTAGGCAATCGAGCCTTCGACATTGGTGGTGATTACACCGTCGCCGATGGACTCAAGGGTAATCTGCGCCCGCTCCTTCTCGGCCTGCAAGGCGCTAGCGAATGCGTGCCGCTGCTCGAGCAGTTTGTGAGTGCGCAGCAAGGCCAGAATGATCAGGCACAGGGCGGTAGCAAGGTTGGTGACCAAGAGGATTCGCAGGATTACCCGCGAGCCCTCTCCCAGGGCGTTGCTGAACGCCATGGCCGCGGGGGTGACGCTTTCATTGATCTGGTTGATTTGCGCACGCCAGCTCAGCAGATCACTGTCGGTCGCGCTGCCATCGGTAACGCTCGCGTGGATCTGCCGCGCCAGGTCATCGAGCTGCAGGAGATATTCGTCGCCGATTTTCCAAAGGTCGATGGCCTTTTCCAGGTAACTGAAATGCCTGAAATGGAGATACAGCCAGATAATGCTTTCAGCATCGTCAGGATCGTTACCACCTTGAAGAATCCCGGCGTGGGCACCCTCGATGTCAGGCACAGGCTGATCCAGCGCAACACGCAGATTGTGGCCGCCCTGAGGGATGATGATCGCTTGCTGATACTTGAGGTAGTTAAGTTCGTCGCGACTGTTCGCATAGAGGTTGAGGTAATAAATCGCGTCCTTCTGGCCTTTGGACCAGAGGCTTTCACCGCCCACGTAACTGCGCACAGCGGACATCATGTACAGGCTCACCCCGCCCAGTAGTGCCTGCAATAGCACAACCGCTATAAATGGCCACACAATACCCAGAAGACGGGGCTTCTCGAGAATCCGCTTTTGCTTCATGGGGTCCCTTTCATCAGCACTGCCAGATCATTCTCCCTGCTCAGGCACTCCATTTTGAGCCTGAGGGGAACCGGCTAATTTCCACAATGCAGCGAGGGCTCGTCACGTGGGGAACACAACCACGGCCTTACCTGTTGATCCGTCGGATGTTGCTTACAAGGATGTACTCCTGGCACTTGGAAGTGACCGTTTGGGGGTGAATTTCAAGCATAGTTCAAGAATTAACGGGTTCCAATGGCACTCCGCCATTTAAGCCGCCCATCCTCAATAACCGAAAAGCAGTATCAAACTCCCTGCAAATGACCATAAAGACGCGCGTAAAGCCCTCCATCTGCAATCAACTGCTGATGGCCGCCGTCTTCTGCGACGCTGCCTGCGTCGAACACCAACACCCGATCAGCCTGCTTCACGGCCGACAGGCGGTGGGCAATGATCAAAGTGGTTCGCCCTTCCAGAAACTGTGCCAGCGCCTGATGGAGGTTGTATTCCGTGGCGGCGTCCAGTGCCGAAGTGGCTTCGTCGAGAATGACGACCTTGGGGTCGGAGAGCACCATTCGCGCGATTGCCAACCGCTGGCGTTGTCCGCCAGACAACCGCACACCGGAACGCCCGACCACGCTGTCCAGCCCCGCGGGCAGTTCGCGAATGGTCATGTCCAGTTGAGCGATTTCCAGCGCCCGCCAACACGCCTCGTCACTGCGCTCACGGCCCATGGTCAGGTTGGCGCGCACGGTATCGTTGAACAAGGCGGGATGTTGCAACACCACTGCAACGTTCTCACGAACGGTTTCCAGGCCTATTTCTTGAAGGGTGGCGCCGCCGTAGCGGATGCTGCCCGATTCGGCGGTGTACAGGCCCAGCAGGAGTTGCACCAGCGTGCTCTTGCCGCCGCCGCTGGCGCCCACGATTGCAACCTTCTCTCCCGGGGCAATCGACAGGTTCAACTGATCGAGTATCGGCTCGTCCCCATACCCGAAGCGCAAATTGCGCACATCAATCCCTACTGTCGACTGAGCCGTAAACGGATCGACGCCACCGGGGTACTGCGGCTCGTTGGCCCGCGACAGCAATTCATTGATGCGGGTCAGCGCGCCGCCTGCAGCATAAAACGCGTACTGCAGATTAAGCAGCTGCTCGACCGGCCCGATCATAAACCACAGGTAACTGAACACGGCGAGCATGTGGCCGATAGACAGGTCCGAAAACAGCACAGTGAGCATGGCTGCGGCGCGGAAGATGTCGATGCCAAACTGGAACAGCAGACCACTTGCACGATTGGACGCGTCGCTTTTCCACTGAGACGCGACGGCAAAGTCACGTACTTCCTGCGCCCGTAAGCCCAGTCTTCCAAGGAAATAACCCTGCCGATTGCCTGCCCGAACTTCCTGAATGGCATCCAGGGTTTCAGTCAGTGCCTGGGTAAAGCGCGATGTGCTGTCGTTTTCGAGCTTCTTGAGGTTTTTAACGCGTTTGCCTAATTGCACTGTGGAGAAGATCACCAGCGGATTGAACAGCAGGATCAGCAATGCCAGCTGCCAGTGCATCCACAGCAAAATCGCCGAGGTACCGGCCAGCGTCAGTACGGCCACCAGAAACTTGCTCAGGGTTTCACCGACGAATTTGTCCACCGTATCGAGATCGGTCACCAGATGTGCTGTCACGGTCCCGCTACCCAGACTTTCGTATTCACCCAGAGAGATACGCTCGAGACGCTCGATCAGCCGCACGCGAATGCGGTAGACGATGTCCTTGGCAAGGCGTGCAAACAGCCGCGCCTGAACAACGTTGAACACCAGCGCAGCCAGGCGCAGGGTCAAGGTGACGAGCAGCATCAAGCCTATGTAGCCCACCGCCTTTTGCAGGCTGTCGGGTAACAGATGATTCATGAACTTCAGTGCACGGTCGCCTTGACCAAGCAACACTTCGTCCACCAGCAACGGTAGTAACAGAGGAATCGGTACCGAGCACAGCACTGCAAGCGCGGCCACGCCGTTGGCGATCCACAGGGACTTCTTGTGGTGCAGTGCAAGGCGGCGGATTTCGGCCCAGCTCAGATGATCGACACTGCGTGAAGGTTGCGGCTCGATGGCGTCCGGCATTTTCATCGGATCAGGCACTGGCTGCACGCTCCAGCCAGCGATCAAGCAGCGGCGCCAATTCTTCCACCGGCTGATAGCCATTAGTCAGTAGCGCGAGCTGTCCTTTACGCTCGGCGAGCAAGGTGGGAAACC
The DNA window shown above is from Pseudomonas sp. BSw22131 and carries:
- a CDS encoding EAL domain-containing protein encodes the protein MKQKRILEKPRLLGIVWPFIAVVLLQALLGGVSLYMMSAVRSYVGGESLWSKGQKDAIYYLNLYANSRDELNYLKYQQAIIIPQGGHNLRVALDQPVPDIEGAHAGILQGGNDPDDAESIIWLYLHFRHFSYLEKAIDLWKIGDEYLLQLDDLARQIHASVTDGSATDSDLLSWRAQINQINESVTPAAMAFSNALGEGSRVILRILLVTNLATALCLIILALLRTHKLLEQRHAFASALQAEKERAQITLESIGDGVITTNVEGSIAYMNPAAEQLTHWKTEQAAGLPLAALFNLLDENDHKDSSTLIERILSGTLQGGSEHSKLIQRLDGSTVSVTLTGSPIRTEGQVSGTVLVLHDMTQESQYIANLSWQATHDALTGLANRREFEYRLELALASRSHQPGNHALLFLDLDQFKLVNDTNGHAAGDELLRHICALLQQGIREGDTLARLGGDEFGILLEHCSADAAERIAEGLRQTVEGLHFIWKGRPFVTTVSIGLVHISSAPTTLEASLRSADMACYMAKEKGRNRVQVYHDDDSDLSTRFGEMVWIQRLHMALEENRFCLYSQEIAALGCNADTHNGHVEILLRLRDESGRMILPDSFIPAAERYGMMTTLDRWVVQNVFKIISDCLSDEHRQGPLAVCAINLSGSSIGDDAFLEYLRQQFQLYAIPPELICFEITETSAIANLGSAIRFINELKGLGCRFSLDDFCAGMSSFAYLKHLPVDFLKIDGSFVKDMLDDPINRAMVEVINHIGHVMGKKTIAEFVESPQIEQALLEIGVDYAQGYVIERPQLFTCERLHARPARQPPKLFSAPGTFR
- a CDS encoding ABC transporter ATP-binding protein, which codes for MPDAIEPQPSRSVDHLSWAEIRRLALHHKKSLWIANGVAALAVLCSVPIPLLLPLLVDEVLLGQGDRALKFMNHLLPDSLQKAVGYIGLMLLVTLTLRLAALVFNVVQARLFARLAKDIVYRIRVRLIERLERISLGEYESLGSGTVTAHLVTDLDTVDKFVGETLSKFLVAVLTLAGTSAILLWMHWQLALLILLFNPLVIFSTVQLGKRVKNLKKLENDSTSRFTQALTETLDAIQEVRAGNRQGYFLGRLGLRAQEVRDFAVASQWKSDASNRASGLLFQFGIDIFRAAAMLTVLFSDLSIGHMLAVFSYLWFMIGPVEQLLNLQYAFYAAGGALTRINELLSRANEPQYPGGVDPFTAQSTVGIDVRNLRFGYGDEPILDQLNLSIAPGEKVAIVGASGGGKSTLVQLLLGLYTAESGSIRYGGATLQEIGLETVRENVAVVLQHPALFNDTVRANLTMGRERSDEACWRALEIAQLDMTIRELPAGLDSVVGRSGVRLSGGQRQRLAIARMVLSDPKVVILDEATSALDAATEYNLHQALAQFLEGRTTLIIAHRLSAVKQADRVLVFDAGSVAEDGGHQQLIADGGLYARLYGHLQGV